Proteins encoded within one genomic window of Bacteroidales bacterium:
- a CDS encoding DUF1987 domain-containing protein, with the protein MDDLILKGSSVTPFVRLTASGEMNFQGRCIPENPQELFDELISWFNEYAVSPAAKTVLTFRFEYLNSASVKNVLHLLKTLVELLGDASELIVRWVYEEDDEIILEAGESLQMLLKIPFEFVPVPES; encoded by the coding sequence ATGGACGATTTGATCCTTAAGGGCAGTTCGGTTACTCCTTTTGTCCGTCTAACCGCTTCAGGCGAGATGAACTTTCAAGGACGGTGCATTCCTGAAAATCCGCAGGAGTTATTTGATGAACTTATCAGCTGGTTTAACGAATACGCTGTTTCTCCCGCCGCAAAAACCGTTCTTACCTTCCGCTTTGAATATCTTAACAGTGCCTCCGTAAAAAATGTCCTTCATCTTCTGAAAACACTGGTGGAGCTTCTTGGAGATGCATCCGAACTGATTGTCCGCTGGGTATATGAAGAGGATGATGAGATCATTCTTGAAGCGGGAGAATCATTGCAGATGCTGTTGAAGATCCCGTTTGAATTTGTTCCGGTCCCGGAATCATAA